The Melioribacteraceae bacterium 4301-Me genome window below encodes:
- a CDS encoding cupin domain-containing protein, with amino-acid sequence MHQKSREYIRELMLERHVEGGYYRETYRGEEILFTKNTLSKKLKRRSTSTLIYFLLDGNDKSHFHKLKSDEIWHFYDGCDIKLYSIDKKGNLSEQILGKKSKNFQVIIPKNTWFAAELTNKKLFALVGCTVSPGFDYKDFEIGKREELINQYPNYKSIIKKFTKC; translated from the coding sequence ATGCATCAGAAGTCAAGAGAGTACATTAGAGAACTAATGCTAGAAAGGCATGTAGAAGGCGGTTACTATCGGGAAACTTATCGTGGAGAAGAAATACTTTTCACTAAAAATACTCTATCAAAAAAATTAAAACGAAGAAGCACATCAACACTAATTTATTTCTTACTAGATGGTAATGACAAGTCACACTTTCACAAATTAAAATCTGATGAAATTTGGCATTTTTACGATGGATGCGATATAAAGCTTTATTCAATAGATAAAAAAGGAAATTTAAGCGAGCAAATACTTGGCAAGAAAAGCAAAAACTTTCAGGTAATAATCCCAAAAAACACTTGGTTTGCTGCAGAACTAACAAATAAAAAATTATTTGCTTTGGTAGGTTGTACAGTATCACCTGGATTTGATTACAAAGATTTTGAAATTGGCAAAAGGGAAGAACTTATTAATCAGTATCCAAATTACAAATCAATAATAAAAAAATTCACTAAGTGTTAA
- a CDS encoding thioredoxin family protein, whose amino-acid sequence MLRTNLTHILSENEHTKLLQENENVMVCCGRMGPMCIPVYEVMEELETEYPHVKFADMEFDIPDARVIRNLPECRNFAGLPFVVYYKNGKVVKATSSIQNREQITSILDQYFGKKVNETAEK is encoded by the coding sequence ATGCTTAGAACAAATCTTACTCATATTCTTTCTGAAAATGAACACACTAAACTTTTGCAGGAAAATGAAAATGTAATGGTATGCTGCGGAAGAATGGGTCCAATGTGCATACCTGTTTATGAGGTAATGGAAGAATTAGAAACTGAATATCCGCATGTTAAATTTGCTGATATGGAGTTTGATATTCCTGATGCAAGAGTAATTAGAAATTTACCTGAATGCAGAAATTTTGCCGGGCTTCCATTTGTCGTTTATTATAAAAATGGTAAAGTTGTAAAGGCAACAAGCAGTATCCAAAATCGTGAACAAATAACATCAATCTTAGATCAATATTTTGGTAAAAAGGTAAACGAAACAGCCGAGAAATAA
- the trxB gene encoding thioredoxin-disulfide reductase, with protein MNHYDAIIIGAGAAGLTTGIYLSRAKVKTLILNEGAVGGQMVLTHEIANYPGIESISGYELARNMKQQALKFGCSIKSNIKITSIDLNSTPKSFVVNDKNIYSADVVIIATGGRPRALGVPGEDEFKGKGISYCATCDGDFFQDKEIIVVGGGNSALEEAVSLTKYASKVTIVHQFDHFQAFEHYVTEAKNNPKINFIMESKIIEFIGDEKLSSVKIQNQRTGDVSEKNVDGVFIFIGYVPNTEMFEGILELNQYKEIIVDKNLATNIPGVFAAGDSIAKRYRQVTTAVGDGTIAALSAAEYLNKFEKAELVADEADS; from the coding sequence ATGAATCATTACGATGCTATTATTATTGGTGCAGGCGCCGCGGGTTTAACTACAGGAATTTATTTATCCAGAGCAAAAGTTAAAACATTAATTCTTAATGAAGGTGCTGTAGGCGGTCAAATGGTGCTTACTCACGAAATTGCAAATTATCCCGGCATCGAGAGCATAAGCGGCTATGAACTTGCAAGAAATATGAAACAGCAGGCACTAAAGTTTGGATGCTCAATTAAAAGTAATATAAAAATTACTTCAATTGACTTAAACTCAACCCCCAAATCTTTCGTTGTTAATGATAAGAATATTTATTCTGCAGATGTTGTGATTATAGCTACTGGCGGTCGACCTAGAGCACTTGGCGTTCCAGGAGAAGATGAGTTTAAAGGAAAAGGAATTTCATATTGTGCTACTTGTGACGGTGATTTCTTTCAGGATAAAGAAATAATTGTAGTGGGCGGCGGTAACTCAGCTTTGGAAGAAGCTGTATCATTAACAAAATATGCATCTAAAGTTACTATAGTTCATCAGTTCGACCATTTCCAAGCATTTGAACATTATGTAACAGAAGCAAAAAATAATCCTAAAATAAATTTTATAATGGAATCGAAAATTATCGAATTTATAGGTGATGAAAAACTTAGTAGTGTGAAAATTCAAAATCAGAGAACTGGTGATGTTTCAGAAAAAAATGTTGATGGAGTGTTCATTTTTATTGGTTATGTGCCAAACACTGAAATGTTTGAGGGAATTCTTGAATTAAATCAGTATAAAGAAATTATTGTCGATAAAAACTTGGCTACTAATATTCCAGGAGTTTTTGCAGCTGGTGATTCAATAGCAAAACGTTATCGACAGGTTACTACTGCAGTGGGCGATGGAACCATTGCAGCTTTGAGCGCCGCTGAGTACTTAAATAAATTCGAAAAGGCTGAATTGGTTGCTGATGAAGCTGATAGCTGA
- a CDS encoding PDZ domain-containing protein produces MNRLLRIFFCLIFSFVYETNAQVSARMFQYPDVSQRYIAFTYGGDIWIVPKEGGTAQRITTAKGNEEFARFSPDGSQLAFSGNYDGNVDVYVISSLGGMPKRITYHGMADRLIDWYPDGKSLLFASSRESGKQRFNQFYKVSKDGGLPEKLPLPYAEFGSLSPDGKKIAFTIRTRAFRTWKRYEGGMAADIYIFDLEKKTSENITNNPANDEIPMWSGNKIYFLSDRGVNKRNNIWCYDISTKQTKQITDFSDFDVHFPSIGNNEIVFEAGGLLYLLNLSTEKYHEVKINVVTDEATLMARSENVEKLIENYSISYNGSRALFEARGEIFSVPAENGPVINLTQSSGAAERYPSWSPDGKYIAYFSDKSGEYQLTIRDVENPTKEKTLTSFDNGFRYKIYWSPNSKQLAFIDQTMTIYVYDINKNKTQKVDKQKWMYEGALENFAVSWSPDSRYIAYSKELDNRSEAIAIYDTKDEKSYQVTSGYYNDSNPAFDPEGKYLFFLTNRNFSPVYSDFDNTWIYPNATQIAAVTLTKDIPSPTFPKNDSVSVKKDEEKKSDEKKSEKNKEGKKEEQKSKETKIDFDGFEQRVVILPPSAGNYSNLQAVSGKIIYHKMPNKGSEEKKKPIMYYDLDKREEKTIINDADSYQLSADGKKILFAKQNSFSIVDVAPDQKAEKKLPTNQLEMTVVPRKEWRQIFNDVWRIERDFFYDKNMHGVDWNAMKKQYGALIENAVTRTDVNFIIGELIAELSSSHTYRSGGDEEQPLHRAVGYLGIDWELKDGAYRIKRIVNGAPWDTEVRSPLLSSGLKVKEGDYILAVNGVSLDTSKDPYAAFEGLANKTIELTINNKPSLDGAWNIIVKTLDSETRLRNLEWIESNRRRVDEATEGKIGYIYVPSTGIDGQNELIRQFYAQFNKQGLIIDERFNNGGQIPDRFIELLNRKPLAFWAVRDGKNWQWPPVANFGPKVMLINGWSGSGGDAFPDYFRKANLGPLIGSRTWGGLIGITGAPTLIDGGNITVPTFRMYDPDGKWFKEGHGVDPDIEVPEDPGMLSRGVDVQLEKAIQEILKLLKENPPVNPKQPPYEKR; encoded by the coding sequence ATGAACAGACTTTTAAGGATCTTTTTTTGTTTAATTTTTTCATTCGTTTACGAAACAAACGCTCAAGTAAGTGCTCGAATGTTTCAGTATCCAGATGTATCTCAAAGGTACATAGCATTTACCTATGGCGGCGACATTTGGATTGTACCTAAAGAAGGGGGTACAGCACAAAGAATTACTACTGCTAAAGGGAATGAAGAATTTGCTCGCTTTTCTCCCGATGGTTCTCAATTAGCATTTAGTGGAAATTATGATGGTAATGTTGATGTCTATGTTATCTCTTCATTAGGTGGAATGCCAAAAAGAATAACTTACCACGGCATGGCAGATAGATTAATTGATTGGTATCCTGATGGGAAAAGTCTGCTTTTTGCATCGTCAAGAGAAAGCGGTAAGCAACGATTTAACCAATTTTATAAAGTTTCTAAAGATGGAGGATTGCCCGAAAAGTTACCTTTGCCTTATGCAGAGTTCGGTTCACTTTCGCCAGATGGAAAAAAAATTGCTTTTACAATTCGCACCCGTGCTTTCAGAACCTGGAAAAGATACGAAGGTGGAATGGCAGCAGATATTTATATTTTTGATTTGGAGAAAAAAACTTCGGAAAACATTACTAATAATCCTGCTAACGACGAAATCCCAATGTGGTCTGGGAATAAAATTTACTTTCTTTCTGATCGTGGTGTAAATAAAAGAAACAACATTTGGTGCTATGATATTTCTACTAAGCAAACGAAACAAATTACTGATTTTTCCGATTTTGATGTTCACTTCCCATCTATCGGGAATAACGAAATTGTATTTGAAGCTGGCGGTCTTTTGTATCTGCTTAACTTATCAACTGAAAAATATCATGAAGTAAAAATAAATGTTGTAACTGATGAGGCTACTTTGATGGCAAGAAGTGAAAATGTGGAGAAACTGATAGAAAATTATTCAATATCATATAATGGCAGCCGAGCATTATTTGAAGCAAGAGGAGAAATATTTTCTGTGCCGGCAGAAAATGGTCCAGTTATAAATTTAACTCAATCATCCGGCGCAGCTGAAAGGTATCCATCATGGTCACCTGACGGAAAATATATTGCTTATTTTAGTGACAAAAGCGGCGAATATCAGTTAACTATTCGTGATGTTGAAAATCCTACTAAAGAAAAGACCCTAACTTCGTTTGATAATGGATTTAGATATAAAATTTATTGGTCGCCAAACAGTAAACAACTTGCCTTTATTGATCAGACAATGACAATTTATGTTTATGATATAAACAAAAACAAAACACAAAAAGTAGATAAACAAAAATGGATGTACGAAGGAGCTTTAGAAAACTTTGCTGTCAGTTGGTCGCCCGATAGTCGCTACATTGCTTACTCAAAAGAACTAGATAATAGATCAGAAGCAATCGCAATCTACGATACAAAAGATGAAAAATCTTACCAGGTAACCTCTGGTTACTATAATGATTCTAATCCCGCTTTCGACCCCGAAGGAAAATATTTGTTCTTTTTAACAAACAGAAATTTTAGCCCTGTTTATAGCGATTTTGATAACACATGGATTTATCCGAATGCAACACAAATTGCAGCAGTAACACTTACAAAAGATATACCTTCTCCAACTTTTCCCAAAAATGATTCTGTTTCGGTAAAAAAAGATGAAGAGAAAAAAAGTGATGAAAAGAAAAGTGAAAAGAATAAAGAAGGCAAAAAAGAAGAGCAAAAATCAAAAGAAACAAAGATTGATTTCGATGGATTTGAACAGCGAGTTGTAATCCTTCCACCATCAGCTGGTAATTATTCAAATTTGCAAGCTGTGTCTGGAAAAATTATTTATCACAAAATGCCAAATAAAGGTTCTGAAGAAAAGAAGAAGCCAATAATGTATTACGATTTAGATAAACGCGAAGAGAAAACAATAATTAATGATGCTGATTCCTACCAGCTTTCTGCAGACGGCAAAAAAATTCTATTTGCCAAACAGAATTCGTTTTCAATTGTAGATGTAGCTCCTGACCAAAAAGCCGAAAAGAAACTTCCTACAAACCAGCTTGAAATGACAGTTGTGCCTCGCAAAGAATGGAGACAAATTTTTAATGATGTCTGGAGAATAGAAAGAGATTTCTTTTATGATAAAAATATGCACGGTGTGGATTGGAACGCCATGAAAAAACAATATGGTGCTTTAATTGAAAATGCTGTAACAAGAACAGATGTTAATTTCATAATTGGAGAATTAATTGCTGAATTAAGCTCTTCTCATACTTATCGCTCAGGCGGTGATGAAGAGCAGCCGTTGCACAGAGCTGTGGGTTATCTTGGCATCGATTGGGAATTAAAAGATGGAGCCTACAGAATCAAAAGAATTGTAAATGGTGCACCTTGGGATACAGAGGTACGCTCTCCACTTTTGTCTTCGGGATTAAAAGTAAAAGAAGGTGATTATATTTTGGCTGTGAACGGTGTTTCGTTGGATACAAGTAAAGACCCTTATGCAGCATTTGAAGGATTAGCCAATAAAACAATAGAGCTTACAATCAACAATAAACCTTCACTTGACGGTGCTTGGAATATTATAGTAAAAACACTGGATAGCGAAACAAGGTTGCGAAATCTTGAATGGATTGAATCTAATCGTAGAAGAGTAGATGAAGCTACAGAAGGCAAAATCGGTTACATTTATGTTCCGAGTACCGGCATTGATGGGCAGAATGAATTAATAAGGCAATTTTATGCCCAGTTTAACAAACAAGGATTAATCATTGACGAACGATTTAATAATGGTGGTCAAATACCGGATCGTTTTATTGAGTTGCTTAATAGAAAACCACTTGCATTTTGGGCTGTAAGAGATGGTAAAAATTGGCAGTGGCCTCCAGTTGCAAATTTTGGTCCTAAGGTAATGTTAATAAACGGCTGGAGTGGCTCCGGCGGCGATGCTTTCCCAGATTATTTTAGAAAAGCTAACCTTGGTCCACTTATTGGCAGCAGAACTTGGGGTGGATTGATTGGAATTACAGGAGCTCCAACTTTAATTGATGGCGGAAATATTACAGTCCCAACTTTTAGAATGTACGACCCAGATGGGAAATGGTTTAAAGAAGGGCACGGCGTTGACCCAGATATTGAAGTACCTGAAGATCCCGGAATGCTTTCGAGAGGAGTTGATGTTCAGCTTGAAAAGGCAATTCAAGAAATACTTAAACTGTTGAAAGAAAATCCGCCTGTTAATCCTAAGCAGCCTCCTTACGAAAAAAGATAG
- a CDS encoding DUF6790 family protein, whose protein sequence is MTMFITLIGIILPIVHLFISKIPRTKERVLTVLLLYSFIFHVGVLGFLLGFIPHVFFADATAKSIGWQPGSPFQFEVGFHDGAWGILGFLCIWIRGTFWIATGVGWSFFMLGATYGHIRETVLHGNYATYNFFMIFVDAFIAIYLLLLLYLYFRTRKDLLKAS, encoded by the coding sequence ATGACAATGTTCATCACTTTGATAGGTATCATCCTACCTATAGTACATTTATTCATCTCCAAAATTCCTAGAACGAAGGAGCGCGTTTTAACTGTATTGCTTCTTTATTCTTTTATTTTTCACGTTGGAGTTTTAGGTTTTCTTTTGGGCTTTATTCCGCATGTGTTTTTTGCAGATGCTACTGCTAAAAGTATTGGCTGGCAGCCGGGCAGCCCATTTCAGTTTGAAGTAGGTTTTCACGATGGCGCTTGGGGAATTCTTGGCTTCCTCTGTATATGGATAAGAGGAACTTTTTGGATCGCTACAGGCGTCGGCTGGTCATTTTTTATGTTGGGTGCAACCTATGGCCACATTAGAGAAACAGTTTTGCACGGTAATTATGCAACTTATAATTTCTTCATGATTTTTGTTGATGCATTTATAGCAATCTATCTATTATTACTTTTGTACTTATACTTTAGAACAAGAAAAGATTTGTTAAAAGCATCATAA
- a CDS encoding T9SS type A sorting domain-containing protein: protein MNKLNSGAYNLTVEIVRGFNQWCLLFVFTILIISFPVTAQWVQTDGPFFTANVQGLTISGSNLLCSTTDGIWQSSDNGNSWIFVDNGPHTSTRTIVQVGTRLFAATTSGVFVSTDNGMSWTQSNSGLANLNVWTIVGTSNGDIYAGTAGGGVFRSTNNGVNWAEVNTGLNSLLIYSLIVKEGILFAGAGGANAGVYRSTNNGTSWTFAGVANHLVSSFAVLGTDIFAGTNGGVFRSTDNGLTWTSVNANLTNGDVRCLAVSGLNLFAGTYGGGVFLSTNNGQNWVNVNSGLTSNITALFVNGTNIFAGGWGSGVYLSNDNGANWIRLGKKLDVLSLMPLNTQAVLGTQLVTATWGNGIHIFYEYSQGWSGGLSRLPTSYVRTLAVTSDTTIFAGTFGQGVFRSDYGLLSWTAVNNGLGDLYTQSLTISGSNILVGTYSHGIYRSSDKGNTWQYAGLTGNQVRALKTVGTIVFAGTVSNGIYRSTDNGNTWWQSNNGLDNKNIWSFAVLGQYIFVATDNGVYRSSDNGVTWTLSGLQKKIVLTLDVVDSTLFAGTYGSLGGSVFSSTDYGGTWVDISAGLTTQNIRTFAHTNAYLYVGTEDAGVWRRSLSQVTSVNEDEEKIPQFFTLYQNYPNPFNPSTTIRFSLPQREHVTLKVFDILGREVAILVDGELNPGEHSVVFDASSLPSGVYFYRLQTGGYVQQRKMVVVK from the coding sequence ATGAATAAATTAAATAGTGGTGCATATAACTTAACAGTAGAAATAGTAAGAGGCTTCAATCAATGGTGTTTGCTGTTCGTATTTACTATACTAATAATTTCATTTCCAGTTACCGCCCAATGGGTTCAAACTGACGGACCATTCTTTACTGCAAATGTTCAAGGACTTACTATTAGTGGTTCAAATCTATTATGCAGTACAACAGATGGAATTTGGCAATCGAGTGATAATGGTAACAGTTGGATTTTTGTTGATAATGGACCGCATACTTCAACACGCACAATTGTTCAAGTGGGCACAAGATTGTTTGCTGCGACCACAAGTGGTGTGTTTGTTTCTACAGATAATGGAATGAGTTGGACGCAAAGCAATTCTGGGTTGGCGAACTTGAACGTTTGGACAATTGTGGGCACTTCAAACGGTGATATCTACGCAGGAACTGCAGGTGGAGGAGTTTTTCGTTCCACTAATAATGGAGTTAACTGGGCTGAAGTCAATACTGGATTAAATAGCCTGTTGATTTACTCGTTGATTGTTAAAGAAGGTATTCTTTTTGCTGGTGCTGGAGGTGCTAATGCAGGTGTTTACCGTTCGACTAATAATGGTACAAGCTGGACATTTGCTGGTGTTGCAAATCATCTTGTGTCGTCTTTTGCTGTTCTGGGTACAGATATTTTTGCTGGTACAAATGGCGGAGTTTTCCGATCAACCGATAATGGTTTGACATGGACATCAGTGAATGCCAATCTAACAAATGGGGATGTGAGATGTTTAGCTGTGTCTGGCTTAAACCTCTTTGCCGGCACCTACGGAGGAGGAGTATTTCTTTCTACTAACAACGGACAAAATTGGGTTAATGTGAATAGTGGATTGACTTCTAATATTACTGCTCTTTTTGTTAATGGAACAAATATATTCGCTGGTGGCTGGGGCTCTGGTGTTTACCTTTCCAACGATAATGGAGCTAATTGGATAAGGTTAGGGAAAAAGTTAGATGTTTTATCTTTGATGCCACTTAATACCCAAGCTGTACTGGGGACTCAGTTAGTAACTGCTACATGGGGCAATGGCATTCATATTTTTTATGAATATTCTCAAGGCTGGAGTGGGGGATTAAGCAGACTTCCGACATCTTACGTAAGAACATTAGCTGTTACTTCTGATACAACCATATTTGCTGGAACTTTTGGTCAAGGTGTTTTTCGAAGTGATTACGGACTTTTATCATGGACCGCTGTCAACAATGGTTTGGGCGATTTATATACCCAATCCCTAACAATCTCAGGTTCAAATATACTTGTTGGCACTTATAGTCATGGAATCTATCGTTCTTCAGACAAGGGTAATACCTGGCAATATGCTGGGTTAACAGGCAATCAGGTACGTGCTTTGAAGACAGTGGGAACAATCGTATTTGCGGGAACAGTCTCTAATGGAATATACCGTTCTACCGATAACGGCAATACCTGGTGGCAATCTAATAATGGCTTAGACAACAAAAACATTTGGTCTTTTGCTGTTTTAGGACAATACATCTTTGTTGCTACTGATAATGGTGTCTATCGATCATCAGACAATGGAGTAACTTGGACTTTATCAGGACTTCAGAAAAAAATTGTTCTTACATTAGATGTTGTTGATTCAACCTTGTTTGCTGGTACTTATGGGAGTCTCGGTGGCAGTGTTTTTAGCTCAACTGATTATGGTGGAACATGGGTCGATATCAGCGCTGGTTTAACCACACAAAATATTCGAACTTTTGCTCATACTAATGCTTATCTTTATGTTGGGACAGAAGATGCTGGTGTTTGGAGGCGTTCTCTCTCACAAGTAACAAGTGTAAATGAAGACGAGGAAAAGATACCTCAATTTTTTACTCTTTACCAGAATTACCCAAACCCGTTTAACCCATCAACAACCATTCGCTTCTCACTTCCACAACGTGAGCATGTAACGTTAAAAGTCTTTGACATCCTCGGCAGAGAAGTGGCAATATTGGTAGATGGTGAGTTAAACCCCGGTGAGCATTCGGTTGTCTTTGATGCCAGCAGCTTGCCCAGCGGTGTGTATTTTTACCGCTTGCAAACGGGAGGTTATGTTCAACAAAGAAAAATGGTGGTGGTGAAATGA
- a CDS encoding glycoside hydrolase family 9 protein gives MVPNIKTIILIITQVILISQSAPIIYAQCALKENTNLVINSDFNFGLQGWMLQKGTYACSDTSLSKVSYNGNAIKITVNNNYLSCTQQYNWRTFIRGAMNGSLVQGRPYVLTFRVRTNSTQPVNFEAAVRKASPQWNWIIAFNKLDIVATNQWQQYCKIHFYNDVTTSNIEVAFFFGEVTDGTEIWIDDVYVGEPAGYVEEHFIRTNQVGYIIGYSKEARSVDPCNQFSVKDVSTGNTVFTGNCLEFGPYPDLLPGNPCISVRDTIWGLDFSDFNIPGNYYILTDKGYISHPFTISNDIYNQLRKDALKFFYYQRCGHATMSQYAGNLAHPACHLQDANADVRDTLFNPIGFKDVLGGWHDAGDYVKYTFNNALTTAFLAKSYLENPEAFDDQNDISESGNGIPDIVDELAYNTKFLLKMQDTNINSSSFGGVHSKVSTAQWNVYSLPHTELQTRYLTPITTISTAGFIAAMCYLYRVFSTIPYYQNLAQQTAVAANNAWGYLQSHSQYTLDLVNTPKGSYIKTAEYEQYPDIDERLWAAAEMFRTFNNISAKNFFETNYTYCNNVFLDPGYYSHYHLDGSCPSMPYHRHNVWIGFLSYLEAANPDYIIKSQLMNWLISQADTIRSRTNKEFFSFNPRTWDNCPSFLNNAPILKKAFELTGDSRYLNTIVKNVDYILGKNIVDYSFVTGYGCKFPVNINHLQTKNDAYMDVMPGALVGGPMGNSTIGAKSIPLYSTDTNDPDYLFSIYFEPCTIWPKRYADLPYNPFQNEPAIDFNARLVYALYSLVPSISTGISESIFFTETFRLEQNYPNPFNPSTTIPFSLSQRENVTLKVFDVLGREVATLVDRELNAGKHSVNFNAEGIPSGVYFAQMKAGNAVQRIKMVVVK, from the coding sequence ATGGTACCAAATATAAAAACTATAATTCTCATCATAACCCAGGTAATATTAATTTCCCAAAGCGCTCCTATTATTTATGCTCAGTGTGCATTAAAGGAGAATACTAATCTAGTAATAAATTCAGATTTCAATTTTGGGCTACAAGGTTGGATGCTTCAGAAAGGAACGTATGCATGCTCAGATACTTCCCTATCAAAAGTTTCATACAACGGTAATGCAATAAAAATAACTGTGAATAATAATTACCTTTCTTGCACACAGCAATACAATTGGAGAACTTTTATTCGTGGTGCAATGAATGGCAGCTTAGTACAAGGGCGTCCCTACGTATTGACGTTCCGCGTAAGAACAAACAGTACCCAACCGGTAAATTTTGAGGCTGCTGTACGTAAAGCCTCCCCACAATGGAATTGGATAATTGCATTTAACAAATTAGATATTGTTGCTACTAATCAATGGCAGCAATACTGCAAAATTCATTTTTACAATGATGTAACAACCTCTAATATTGAAGTGGCTTTTTTCTTTGGTGAAGTCACTGATGGGACAGAGATCTGGATCGATGATGTCTATGTTGGAGAGCCTGCAGGTTATGTAGAAGAACATTTTATAAGAACTAATCAAGTAGGATATATAATAGGTTATTCCAAAGAAGCTCGCAGTGTGGATCCATGTAATCAGTTTTCTGTAAAAGATGTTTCTACTGGCAATACTGTTTTTACAGGTAATTGTTTGGAATTTGGACCCTATCCTGATTTGCTCCCTGGAAATCCTTGTATCAGTGTGAGAGATACAATATGGGGATTGGATTTTAGTGATTTTAACATCCCGGGAAATTATTATATTTTAACTGACAAGGGGTATATATCACATCCATTTACCATTAGCAACGATATTTATAATCAGTTGCGGAAAGATGCACTTAAATTTTTCTATTACCAGCGTTGTGGTCATGCAACAATGTCTCAATACGCGGGCAACCTTGCACATCCTGCTTGTCATTTGCAGGATGCTAATGCTGATGTAAGAGATACCCTTTTTAATCCAATAGGGTTTAAAGACGTATTAGGTGGCTGGCATGATGCAGGCGACTACGTTAAATATACGTTTAATAATGCTCTTACAACAGCTTTTCTTGCCAAATCATATCTTGAAAATCCAGAAGCGTTTGATGACCAAAATGATATTTCTGAAAGTGGTAATGGTATACCTGATATTGTGGATGAATTAGCTTACAATACCAAATTTCTACTCAAAATGCAGGATACCAATATTAATAGTTCTTCATTTGGAGGAGTTCATTCAAAAGTTAGTACAGCACAGTGGAATGTATACTCATTGCCTCATACAGAATTGCAAACAAGGTATCTAACACCAATTACAACCATTTCGACAGCAGGTTTTATAGCTGCAATGTGCTACCTCTACAGAGTGTTTAGCACAATTCCCTACTATCAGAATCTTGCACAGCAAACTGCCGTAGCTGCTAATAATGCTTGGGGTTATCTGCAAAGTCACTCACAATATACACTTGACCTTGTCAACACTCCTAAAGGTTCATATATAAAAACTGCAGAGTATGAACAGTATCCGGATATAGATGAAAGATTGTGGGCAGCGGCTGAAATGTTCAGAACATTTAATAACATTTCCGCAAAAAACTTTTTCGAGACAAATTATACATATTGCAATAATGTATTCTTAGACCCAGGATATTATTCACATTACCATCTGGATGGAAGTTGCCCATCTATGCCGTACCATCGCCATAATGTGTGGATAGGATTCCTATCTTACTTGGAAGCTGCTAACCCGGATTATATAATTAAATCTCAACTTATGAACTGGCTTATTAGTCAGGCAGATACCATTCGTTCTCGTACAAATAAAGAATTTTTCTCATTCAATCCAAGAACGTGGGATAATTGTCCCAGTTTTTTAAATAATGCTCCTATTTTAAAAAAAGCATTTGAATTAACCGGTGATTCAAGATATCTAAATACCATCGTTAAGAATGTAGATTACATTCTTGGAAAAAATATTGTTGATTATTCATTTGTTACTGGATATGGCTGCAAATTTCCTGTTAATATTAATCATCTGCAAACCAAAAACGATGCTTATATGGATGTGATGCCAGGCGCTCTTGTAGGCGGACCTATGGGAAATTCAACCATAGGTGCCAAATCTATTCCTCTATATTCTACCGATACCAATGATCCAGATTATTTATTTTCGATTTACTTCGAACCTTGCACTATTTGGCCTAAAAGGTATGCAGATTTACCATACAACCCTTTTCAAAATGAACCAGCCATTGATTTTAATGCTAGATTGGTTTATGCACTATATTCACTTGTTCCATCTATTTCTACTGGAATTTCAGAATCGATTTTCTTCACCGAAACATTTCGACTTGAACAAAACTACCCAAACCCATTTAACCCATCCACCACAATTCCATTCTCACTCTCGCAAAGAGAGAATGTAACACTGAAAGTGTTCGATGTACTTGGCAGAGAAGTAGCAACGTTGGTAGATAGAGAATTAAACGCTGGCAAACATTCTGTAAACTTCAACGCCGAAGGGATTCCCAGCGGTGTTTATTTTGCACAAATGAAAGCTGGTAATGCAGTTCAAAGAATCAAAATGGTGGTGGTGAAATAA